The following proteins are encoded in a genomic region of Lactiplantibacillus plantarum:
- a CDS encoding histidine phosphatase family protein, with the protein MAKTLYMMRHGETLFNRLKKIQGACDSPLTPKGIADAQRVGAYFQAQGITFDHAYSSTQERASDTLELVTKQPYERLKGIKEWNFGVFEGESEVLNPKPDPVRRSHGDFFCQYGGESDLQVQDRVVKTLTAVMARPDHHQVLAVSHGGASFMFLRQWLSMDEIEWQGIVLHNCAVIKYQYDAGRFTFEKIINLAATDKN; encoded by the coding sequence TTGGCAAAGACACTATATATGATGCGGCATGGTGAAACACTTTTTAATCGGCTGAAGAAGATTCAGGGGGCGTGTGACTCGCCGCTAACCCCCAAAGGAATTGCGGATGCCCAACGCGTGGGTGCGTATTTTCAGGCGCAAGGGATTACGTTTGATCATGCGTACAGCTCAACGCAGGAACGAGCTAGTGACACGTTAGAATTAGTGACCAAGCAACCTTATGAGCGTTTAAAGGGTATCAAAGAGTGGAATTTTGGCGTTTTCGAAGGTGAGTCGGAAGTGTTAAATCCAAAACCGGACCCCGTGCGCCGCAGTCATGGTGACTTTTTCTGTCAGTACGGTGGCGAAAGTGATTTGCAGGTACAAGACCGCGTTGTCAAAACGTTGACGGCGGTGATGGCACGTCCGGATCATCATCAGGTGTTGGCGGTCAGTCACGGTGGGGCTAGCTTCATGTTTTTGCGGCAATGGCTTTCAATGGACGAAATTGAGTGGCAAGGCATCGTGTTACATAACTGTGCAGTCATCAAGTACCAGTATGACGCGGGCCGCTTCACATTTGAAAAAATCATTAATTTGGCTGCAACTGATAAAAATTAA
- a CDS encoding iron chaperone, translated as MAEYLDADLAVLTPYLEKLGATPHRAQLITLLNWVHTTFPQLKARVAWNQPMFTDHNTFIIGFSTAKDHLNIALESHTLDSYRNAITAAGDKTTKMLWQVAFDAPINHKLLAEIIQYNMTTKQTMTTFWRP; from the coding sequence ATGGCTGAGTACCTTGACGCTGACCTAGCTGTTTTGACACCATATCTGGAAAAGCTGGGTGCAACACCCCATCGCGCCCAACTGATTACCTTGCTCAACTGGGTACACACGACTTTTCCACAACTCAAGGCACGGGTCGCCTGGAATCAACCGATGTTTACTGACCACAACACATTTATCATTGGGTTCAGTACCGCCAAGGATCATCTGAACATTGCACTTGAATCACATACTTTGGATAGCTATCGGAACGCGATCACGGCTGCTGGTGATAAAACAACCAAGATGTTATGGCAAGTTGCTTTCGATGCGCCAATCAATCACAAGCTACTTGCAGAAATCATTCAATATAATATGACTACTAAACAAACCATGACGACCTTTTGGCGCCCTTGA
- a CDS encoding chloramphenicol acetyltransferase: MTTTKPNMHAVAINPAAWPRQTYFYYFTKIAPSGFSLTVNMDITATLAWTKAHHVKFNAVYLYLVSRLLTTHPEMRIGYLNDQLVTFDVLHPSYTILHADRTMANLWTTYDTDFETFYQHYLADQAEFSALPGPMSKTPQTPNLVNIGCLPGVHFSSYTPLPFKPLDSFFPIFQAGQFKKDADKTIMPLSITVNHATIDGDHLSHFFNELQSCWEQPTQYLA; this comes from the coding sequence ATGACCACCACTAAACCAAACATGCACGCCGTTGCTATTAATCCTGCGGCCTGGCCGCGCCAAACTTATTTTTACTATTTCACCAAGATAGCCCCCAGCGGTTTTAGTCTCACGGTAAATATGGATATTACCGCCACCCTAGCTTGGACTAAAGCCCACCACGTTAAATTCAACGCGGTATATCTATACCTAGTGAGTCGCTTGTTGACCACACATCCCGAAATGCGCATCGGCTATTTGAACGATCAACTGGTGACCTTTGACGTGTTACATCCATCTTATACGATCTTACACGCTGACCGGACAATGGCCAATTTATGGACGACTTACGACACCGATTTTGAAACGTTCTATCAACACTATTTAGCAGACCAAGCTGAATTTAGTGCACTTCCAGGGCCCATGTCGAAAACACCACAAACACCTAATCTGGTTAATATCGGCTGTCTTCCAGGAGTCCACTTTAGTAGCTACACGCCCCTCCCATTCAAACCACTAGATAGTTTCTTTCCAATTTTTCAGGCGGGCCAGTTTAAGAAGGACGCTGACAAAACAATCATGCCGCTAAGCATTACGGTCAATCATGCCACCATTGATGGCGATCATCTCAGTCATTTTTTTAATGAACTCCAGTCATGTTGGGAACAACCAACACAATACTTAGCCTAA
- a CDS encoding GIY-YIG nuclease family protein yields the protein MQPVEKHRLQQKYKLAPTYYGVIQITNERNHKIWIDTVPNLHNRWAFYQLNLNKNFYRSNPLQADWNQQTAADFSYQILWQKETTDVTNMRATLKALKTKWLHDLQPFDDHGYNQRPKDWKEN from the coding sequence ATGCAACCAGTCGAAAAACATCGCTTACAGCAAAAATACAAACTTGCCCCAACTTATTACGGCGTCATTCAAATTACCAACGAACGCAATCATAAAATTTGGATTGACACAGTGCCCAATTTACACAACCGCTGGGCCTTTTATCAACTAAATCTCAATAAAAACTTTTACCGGTCCAACCCATTACAGGCTGATTGGAATCAACAAACTGCCGCTGACTTTTCATATCAAATTCTGTGGCAAAAGGAAACGACCGATGTCACTAATATGCGTGCCACGCTCAAAGCACTCAAAACCAAATGGCTGCACGATTTACAACCATTCGATGACCATGGCTATAATCAGCGCCCTAAAGATTGGAAGGAAAACTAA